The DNA sequence GGTAGCTAAATGAAGTGATCCTATTAATTTTTAACCAACACATCCCTCACATCTCTGGTGGCGACGCAGCCTAAACGTAGGAATAAATCTACGGAATGACCGCTACCACTGACCTACTTCAGTAATCTATCTAATTGAAAGAAATAGGTGTCAATTTTCGATATCACTTATCTCGTCTAGTTCTAGCGGGAATATGACCTAGCTTCGTGACAGCATTTGTTTAGCACTAGCCGTTCTAGATACATGCCAAAATATTGATGACTtcgtctaacattgaaacattTAGAAAGTTGTTATTTCAGCAATTTGAAATTTGTTGAAGGACCAGTCACCAGGGACCCCTTCCCTGGGTTCAAAACGAACTGAACACAATTTTATtcactactagcgacccgccccggcttcacacgggttaacaaattatacatacaccttcctcttgaatcagtctGTCtagtaaaaaaaccgcatcaaaattcgttgcgtagttttaaagatctaagcatacatagggaaagacagcgggaagctactttgttttatacctactatgtagatgtactactatgtagtgataaactaAGAACATGTGCTGTATATTCTCGTAATATGTGCATTATTATTGTCATACTCAGAAAACTTTTTCCGTTTGCCTGTGTATAATTTGGCGAAGTCGTTATATGTTCGAAGCCCCAATCTGCTGCAAACCGCTTAAAATCTCTGCTGGTATACTGCGTGCCATTatcaccagggatgttgcgaacatccgcatccgcatccgcaaccgcggaacttccgcattattttcaacatccgcatccgcatccgcatccgcatgaaatcgatgcggagcttatgcggatgcggatgtcgaacaagtcggcccAGGAACGtcatagcggcggcgtaagtgctaggtaatttcgtcattacctataacgaaatcgtctagatccagaaaagtcggccaagttactgtttattaaatatgacgcacctatattcttgctcaaatactaaacgttacgtttttttttaataaaaaaatactaaaaatgtaatatttgacgttttctaagtacctaatcttgacatccgcatccgcatccgcatccgcggatgtgagcctttaaatatccgcatccgcatccgcatccgcggatgtcaaaaaatctgcatccgcaacatccctgattatcACTTACTACTTTTTCTGGAATtccgtatatatatatatatatatatatatatatatatatatatatatatatataatatatacatattatgtctaTTTCTACCAGACAGATCTGACGGACTTATATGTACGTATATCCCTAgctatttacttaatttactgtTTCATTATATTCATCTATCTATAGTAAGGGCCAACCCACACTAGCGCCTTTAGAGCGTCGGCGTCCTGTCAGCCCCATGGAAAATGGCGTccctgcgcagttgcgccaacgttgcgtcgagcagcagccatccATAGatttgactagacgccgacgctcaggagacgctagtgtggggcgGCCTAAAGCTATCGGTGTTTACTACACTATATTTAACAATTACTACTCCTAACCAATCTTTCAACTAGAAGTAATAAATTTTACTACTAACACCAACATAAAATTGCAGAATGATTCAATCAACAGATCAACTGACCTCGATATCCCGCATATGTCTGCATTACGTAATGGATACAAACTGCCCTTATGTTATCTCTCTATCCTCCTCTATACGCGTGAAAAGGACGAGAAATCTTAAGTTGCACTAATCCATAAGGTTACAAGTACAATTGTGAATGGGTACTAAAATACCCTTTTAATCGGTGGACTAGTAGCGTAAAGACCGTATTCCAAATGCAAAGTACCATGAATCCAGTGTAATTCTTTACCACACTTGCTCATGCAATGAAAATgggtttttttattgttactaaCTGGGTCACAGTCATACAAACTAAGGTTACCTATGTGTAGattcatatattatttgtttttgttatcAATTATTGAAGAAAATACCCTAGGTGTAGGATCATATTCGCCCAGAAAGTTGCATGCTTATAGTAGAAAAAGTACGGATAATACGCCTAACCTATCCGGGCATGTGATGTGGACGGATAGGTAAaagtgacgagaaaggtattacgaatgaatgtagAGAGAAGGAAAACCGAGGAatggtggatggactgtgtgaaagatatgatatgatatgaatcGAAcacaagtgaatgatgagattaTGGGCGACAGAGAAGCATGGAAGAAAGAGAGATGCTGAGTTGACCCCTAGTGAAAGGATAAGGGCAAGCAAATTCGTACTTATTGCTACAAAATAGATTTGCCTAAGCGTTTACTCGTTTGCGATCGATAAACGATGGGATGAACTGGTGAATTTTAAAAGATCACAAGTGACTTTGATTTGTGATCACTTAAGACATTATTAAACTGCACAGTTGCGCATTTGTTAAGATGGAGTTACTTCTGTGGGTATGCCATTTGAGATGTGGCATTGTTGTATTGAATAATTTGCTTTACGTCCTTTATAGGAGATTGTTTGCTATTTTTGCAGAAAATATCAAATAAGATATACAGAGTCGACCCTGTAAAACCTACGAACAAAATTTTTTGGTGTAGGTACTTTATGTAGGGGTATTTTGTTAGTCACCTCTCGAATATATAtattactagctgtgcccgcggctccgcccgcgtggaattcggtctgtgtcagtaagctaattcatccctaatttctctttctctcccctggaggcggaaattgaagtaaagttgacagatggatacgattagcggactgaagtccagataaaatattttacaattaggtaggtacctaccactaaacaaaactacactccaaaaccaatagtttttttttcgcccttattccaatattagacgtgatttaaacgacacagagtagtaggtgtataacggacaatacattactacttttgtatttttacgtcctTGACTGTAtatacctatccaaatcatgtccatggcaaatatcacccaattctgtcctccagtcaaatcagtcTAAGCATGAAAAGTTAAGaaatatacacatagaaattcgtacttcctaacaaactttcgaatttaggtctaatattatttaataaataacacttaaattaaaaacttataattaaaaaatttggcctaagtcgtagtcgcttggtagggtgcccagaatgccatctttatcaaagtaggcttaattCTTAAAATCGTatgaaaaacgcgagcgcagcgagcgcgaaattttttttgatagaaaaataaGTCAgatcagccgcaatggtttacgtgaaattttggtgtggatatctaatgcgaaagccgaaggccgagctccatgtagggccgaagggccGAAGCATCCagactgtcagtgcttaaaaacaaaacaatagtataagtgtttaaaaaatgcgaaggccgaaggccgagcttcgcgtagggtcgaaggcccgaagcgtccaggatgtcagtgcttaatcacagaacaatggtatcagtgtctaaatgcgaaagccgaaggctgagctccgcttagggccgaaggcccgaagcgtccaggatgtcagttcttaagtcgtagtagtagtcgctcggtagggtgcccagaatgccacctttatcaaagtaggcttaatattaaaagtaaaaaacgcgagcgtagcgagcgcgaatttttttgatagaaaataattgaaaggctatgtcagggacacagccgtaatggtttacgtgaaattttggcgtggatatctaatgcgaaagccgaaggccgagctccatgtagggccgaaggcccgaagcgtccaagctgtcagtgcttaaacacagaacaatagtatgtgtctaaatgcgaaggccgaaagccgagcttcgcgtagggtcgaagggccgaagcgtccaggctgtcagttcttaagtcgtagtagtagtcgctcggtaggatgcccagaatgccacctttatcaaattaggctcaACCTTTAAAATcctattaaaaacgcgagcgtagcgagcgcgaaatttttttgataaaaaaaaatgtagagaagctatgtcagggacacagccgcaatggtttacgtgaaattttggtgcggATATATaacgcgaaagccgaaggccgagctccatgtagggccgaaggcccgaagcgtccaggctgtcagtcagtgtcagtgcttaaacacaggacAATAGAATAAATTGCAAGttccaaattgtttgacatttacaaagacatataatatttaaaagctttcgcgttttgaacacatatcaactcacatttatagacgggcctatctcgaaatttattttattacctttatttaccgacgtttcgacttcgacacaggtttcactggtcgtggtcgcggctaactgatgtcccaacaaaatgtcaaaacagagatttgtgcaactacccgacgaaaagtgtatgaaaaagtttggggtagacatcatattttcaaaccacccacttcgcataatgttaattattgtcaatagacccgcgctggacccgtctataaatgtgatttaatatgtatttgtaaagacgtttgacatttactaagaaaaatttttttttttttttttacaaagtacatacacaaaaaaaaagtttgcaccactttcttaagttagcgccataagattcaggtgcaaacataacttaattgagtgtagtggccaccccccctgttaggggttgaatttttctagcctaaaatagggccagggattttcttgacagattagtaaagtttgcatcaaaatccattcagccgttttcacgtgatgcgcggtcaaataaacagataaacagacaaacagataaacagacaaaaattctaaaaactgttggaacgtgttctgttatcgattctaagtatccccaaccaactttttttcgaatatcttccatgtacagactttcgaccctcttcagctttattatatgtatagatatcgTAAGAAACAATGCTTAGAACGTTAATAATGGATGATAAATACATATTGTATTAAGCTACATTTCCAATTAATGACATcatttgtatattataattcCCTATTCCCTCATTATAAGTTGCGGGAAATATGAGATAAACAATAGCTTAATGCACAAAATGTGCAGATATTTTATCAGGATTATTCTCTGGGGTACaagtattttcaatattttcataaatttgGGCATTTGGTAACCGACGATTTCTGCGATGACGCTGATATCGAGAGGGAGCGGAGGGCCTTGGCCGTGAGGGCCAATATGATAGCTCGCAGGTTCAGCCGGTGTACAGCGcaagtaaaaataacattatttcgaGCGTTCTGTACATCGCTGTACACCTGCAGCCTGTGGACTCGATACACGCAAAGGGCTTTTAACGCGATGCGCGTACAATATAATGACGCGTTCAGGGTACTGTTGCGGCTGCCTCGGTACTGCAGTGCGTCCGGCATGTTCGCTGATGCTCATGTGGACGGTTTCCACGCGACACTGCGCAAGCGCTGCGCCGCGACGCTCCGCAGGGTGCGCGACAGCCGCCACAGTCTCCTGGCCGTCGTGGCTGGCAGGTGGGACAGTGGCCTGATAAGGCACTGGTCCTCTCTGCATTTATCTTTAGTACCTAAgatagttatttaagtttattttaagttaaccttagctataagtattaaatttaaaatttaaaaatttagattaagatgtactaacaaaatatggaccatgtttgtctgaattaaatgcattttattttttattttttatttttttataaatatgtcgTTGTCTTTATCAGGTTTATTTCTTTTACGAAACAGTACCTACTTAGTCACGTTTATGTTGTGTTCATTACTTTTcatgaattaatattaatatatttttaatcaaaatctCTCCCATTTTGCtgtgccgtagtcgggtaaaatagtagattgtacaacaagggcataaagtgacccattttcacccgaggcaattttttgagacgagggtaaaaatggacatttatgcccttgttgtacactctgcttttcacttcgattgcgaggaaaatatacatacaaaaatatccaatattttaggttattttcccgtatttattcaagactaaagaaaattttattcGGGCCGGTCGGGGACGCGAGGCACACCGGGCGGGAGCGCGCCGGTGGGGCGCTGGCGCGCCGCGCCGGCAAGGCTGGCAGTTTGTATGACagattttggactttattgcAAGGTCAATAAGGGTCGCTatagatgattttactttatgctctagaacataataagcaactttatgtcgtctacgtacgacataaaggtgcactttttgagcatgagaagtgaaaaagACTATAGAATCTGGAATTTCGTATAAGGTCGCTTATCTTGCTCCCTTTCGCAGCTGATCGGCATCGCCATGGTGGGCATCGGCGTGGCTGTCGTGCTCAACTGGCAGGTTGTGAAGGACGCCTCCCGAGGCCTCAACGTGGCCCCCTGGCTGTTCATCGTCATCGGGGCTGTGGTGTTCCTCATATCGTTCTTCGGGTGCTGCGGAGCTATTCGCGAGAGCCACTGCATGGTTGTCACGGTATGTGTAGTATTGTGGCATTATCATAAGGTTTCATTTCGCCTGACATCTGCTGGTCGCACTGCACTGCTGGATGCACTGTACAGTTCACACACATGCACAGTTAACCTGATGGCAGTGATGGCTAACAGTGACAGCAACTGACCTTAATTCAAATTGGGCCGGCGTAATCTATTCCGATATGCTCAAGGGTTTAACAGCGTCCTAAACCATTTCTAGAAATAGGCATTCTCCAAGAATATTTGAGCGAAAGTAAACGTTTAATCGTAACAACAGTGAATAACAGTTTTCAACGATCATTAAGTAGCAAATTCGGGGTACACCTTTTCAACAATCATAAAGTAGCAGATTCGGGGTACACCTTGTATTAGGTATTATCACTGAAAGTCTTAAATTATCGAACAGGCACTACTATCAAATCCAAATCTATATTTAGTTTCATTTTACAGACGTAAgtatctgcttgataaaaagTAGTTTACTCTTGGTATGTTTGTTGGTAATTGGTATTAATGCACGATACTTAACTTCTTAGAATTATTACGAATGACGACGAACGAATGAGATACCATTACCGACTCTAGTTTACGTTTGTAATAACTTTTTATTGTTTCCGTTTCCAGTACGCGATCTTCCTGATTGTGATCATCATCGTGGAAGTGATCCTGGCTGTGTGCATCTTCGTGTACGCCGACAGCATCAAGCACGCGCTGAAGACCGGCATGGACAGGTCCTTCGAAGAGGGCCGCTCGCTAAGCCCTAACCCCTTCCACCAGATTGAGCGTCAGGTGATCTATCATTACTTTCTAGACTCAGAGTTAAGCTGGCACCGATTTGACAATGACGTTTTTGTTGATcataaaattaatgttattaagcgctggtggcctagcggtgagagcgtgcgacttgcaatccggaggtcgcgggttcaaaccccgtctcgtaccaatgagtttttcggaactatgtacgaaatatttgatatttaccagtcgcttttcggtataggaaaacatcgtgaggaaacaggactaatcccaataaggcctagtttaccctctgggttggaaggtcagactgcagcctacgtcaattcttgggattaattgtcaagcgaaacCCAGGCTCCTAAGAGCCGTGGAAAAATGCcgcgacaacgcgaggaagatgatgaatggAGCAAATAGAATTAATGCTTGACTTTCTCAACATACTCTGGATGTGAAACTCTTTAACAATTAACAACATTTGTCAATTCCAGT is a window from the Cydia amplana chromosome 6, ilCydAmpl1.1, whole genome shotgun sequence genome containing:
- the LOC134649000 gene encoding CD63 antigen-like isoform X2, coding for MGCGTSFVKYVLFFFNLLFALIGIAMVGIGVAVVLNWQVVKDASRGLNVAPWLFIVIGAVVFLISFFGCCGAIRESHCMVVTYAIFLIVIIIVEVILAVCIFVYADSIKHALKTGMDRSFEEGRSLSPNPFHQIERQLSCCGKTGPIDYNVQAVANLPPECCDQGSQVCSIVNAYSTGCTTRMLDYYDKSHKVIAGITIGVACVEVVGALFALCLANSIRNMDRRYA
- the LOC134649000 gene encoding CD63 antigen-like isoform X1 — encoded protein: MGCGTSFVKYVLFFFNLLFALIGIAMVGIGVAVVLNWQVVKDASRGLNVAPWLFIVIGAVVFLISFFGCCGAIRESHCMVVTYAIFLIVIIIVEVILAVCIFVYADSIKHALKTGMDRSFEEGRSLSPNPFHQIERQLSCCGKTGPIDYNVQAVANLPPECCDQGSQVCSIVNAYSTGCTTRMLDYYDKSHKVIAGITIGVACVEVVGALFALCLANSIRNMDRRSRY